From the genome of Pradoshia eiseniae:
CTTACTCTTCTCAGTCAATATTTGCTTCACGATCACATTTTGCAAAATTTTCACTATTAGCCACCTCTTTCGTATTGCCATATCAACTGTTAAAATTCAGTCTATGTCTGACAATGCTGCTAGTCACCCGAGATGTTACTTGTATTTGATGAAAGCATATCTGTGTTCCTGTATGGCCGACAGAATGTCCCACCAAAAAATTATGTGGATCTTCCTATTAAACATGATACTATGTACTCTTTTCCTCTTTACCATTCATTATGAAGCAAAATCCCTTTGAACGGAAACTTTTTTGTCCAATTAAAGCATGTTTTTTACTCGAAGGCTGCCTATTATTCAATTGCGGAAAAAGCATTAAATGGCATTTCCCACTGCCTTCCTAGGCAAGCATAATCTGTTTCAATCGTTTTTTCTTCATATGAAATAGAAAAAGGAGGGAATGATTCCCTCCTTTTCATCGCTTCAATCGCTTATTTCCAAATAGACTTTTTTGTCACTCTTGGATGCAGCAGTATATACTACCGTCCGAATAGCTTTCGCTACCCGCCCCTGCTTGCCAATGACCTTCCCCATATCTTGCTGATTAACAGAAAGTTTATAGATAATTTTCTTGGCATGCTCATCCATTGATACGGTCACGTCATCCGGATGATCGACGAGAGGCTTTACGATTGTTTTAATAAGCTCTATCATAACGGACCTTTATATTACTTACCTTGTTTAGCGTTGTGGAATTTTTCCATGATGCCTTCTTTAGACAACAAGTTACGAACTGTGTCAGAAGGTTTAGCACCATTTTGAAGCCATTTCAAAGTTAGTTCCTCATCGATTTTCACTTCAGCTGGGTTAGCAACTGGGTTGTAAGTTCCAACTGTTTCGATGAAACGACCGTCACGAGGGGAACGAGAATCTGCTACTACAATACGATAGAAAGGAGACTTTTTAGCTCCCATACGTTTTAAACGAATTTTTACTGCCATTGTTTTATTGCACCTCCGAATAGTATCACACAAGTAAGTATATTACCAAATCCATATACCCTTGTAAAGTCTTTTTTCTTAACACACAACTTTTTTACATAAATGGCAACTTAAAGCCGCCTTTTTTCTTGCCTTTTTGTTGCATTCCAGCCATCTGCTTCATCATCTTTTTCATTTCCTCGAATTGCTTGAGCAGTCGGTTGACTTCCTGAATCGGTCTTCCGCTTCCCTTTGCAATCCGTTTGCGCCTGCTGGCGTTGATGATCTCAGGCTGCTCTTTCTCTTTTCGTGTCATTGATTGAATGATTGCCTCTACATGGGCAATTTGCTTATCATCAATGGACAGGTTATTCATGCCCTTAATTTTATTTGCGCCTGGGAGCATTTTCAGAATATCGTCTAATGGTCCCATTTTCTTCACCTGGCTAAGCTGTTCAAGAAAATCATCAAACGTAAATGTGGCTGTGCGCATTTTCTTCTCAAGTTCACGCGCTTTCGCCTCATCGACATCTGTTTGCGCTTTTTCGATAAGGGTAAGAACATCCCCCATGCCGAGAATTCTCGAAGCCATGCGTTCCGGATGGAATGGCTCAAGCGCATCCATCTTCTCGCCCATACCAACGAATTTAATCGGCTTCTCCGCTACAGAGCGAATAGAGAGGGCTGCACCGCCTCGGGTATCCCCATCAAGCTTCGTTAAAATAACTCCGGTTATATCGAGCTGGTCATTAAAACTCTTTGCCACATTGACGGCATCCTGACCTGTCATCGCATCGACAACAAGGAAAATTTCATCCGGCTTCACGGCTTCTTTAATTTCCGCTAGTTCCCCCATCAAATTCTCATCAATGTGCAAGCGTCCTGCCGTATCGACCAAGACGTAGTCGCAATGCTCTTCTTTCGCTTTAGCGACTCCCTGCTTGGCAATCTCAACTGGGCTGACCTGATCTCCTAACGAAAAGACAGGGAAATTCAGCTGCTTCCCAAGTGTTTCTAATTGCTTAATGGCTGCCGGACGATAAATATCCGCAGCAACAAGCATCGGTTTGCGGTTATATTTTTTCCGAAGCAGATTAGCAAGCTTACCGGTTGTTGTTGTCTTACCAGCACCTTGCAAACCAACCATTAAAATCACGGTTGGCGGTCGGTTGGATACAGCAATCTTGCTTTGCTCTCCTCCCATTAATTCCGTCAATTCTTCCTTGACGACCTTGATAACCTGCTGACCTGGAGTCAAGCTTTTCAACACTTCTTGACCGATGGCCCTTTCATTGACACGCTTGATAAAATCCTTTACAACCTTAAAGTTAACGTCAGCTTCAAGAAGAGCGAGTCTAACCTCGCGCATCATTTCTTTGACATCAGCCTCCGTAACCTTTCCTTTGCCGCGGATTTTTTGAAGTGTGCCTTGCAGTCGGTCGGCTAAACCTTCAAATGCCATTCTGCCGCCTCCTAATCTAACTTTTCAAGAGATGCTATTGTCTCAATGAGTTGTTGCTGAACATGTTTATCAGATACTTCATCCGCTAAATTGCCTAACTTATTGAGTAAAAGGCTTCTTTGCTGCGCTTTTTCAAAAAGCAGCAGCTTCGCCTCATATTCTTCAAGCATCGCTTCTGTTCGTTTAATATTATCATAAACGGCCTGGCGGCTCACCTCATATTCATCAGCGATCTCACCTAGGGAATAATCGTCCAGATAATAAAGAGACATGTAACTTTTCTGCTTTGGTGTCAGCAATGATTGATAAAAGTCATATAGGTAATTCATACGCATTGTTTTCTCGAGCATTACTGACCCTCCAACTGTGTTAAGTGAAATACCTTTACAAAAATTTATTCTA
Proteins encoded in this window:
- a CDS encoding KH domain-containing protein, with amino-acid sequence MIELIKTIVKPLVDHPDDVTVSMDEHAKKIIYKLSVNQQDMGKVIGKQGRVAKAIRTVVYTAASKSDKKVYLEISD
- the rpsP gene encoding 30S ribosomal protein S16 — encoded protein: MAVKIRLKRMGAKKSPFYRIVVADSRSPRDGRFIETVGTYNPVANPAEVKIDEELTLKWLQNGAKPSDTVRNLLSKEGIMEKFHNAKQGK
- the ffh gene encoding signal recognition particle protein: MAFEGLADRLQGTLQKIRGKGKVTEADVKEMMREVRLALLEADVNFKVVKDFIKRVNERAIGQEVLKSLTPGQQVIKVVKEELTELMGGEQSKIAVSNRPPTVILMVGLQGAGKTTTTGKLANLLRKKYNRKPMLVAADIYRPAAIKQLETLGKQLNFPVFSLGDQVSPVEIAKQGVAKAKEEHCDYVLVDTAGRLHIDENLMGELAEIKEAVKPDEIFLVVDAMTGQDAVNVAKSFNDQLDITGVILTKLDGDTRGGAALSIRSVAEKPIKFVGMGEKMDALEPFHPERMASRILGMGDVLTLIEKAQTDVDEAKARELEKKMRTATFTFDDFLEQLSQVKKMGPLDDILKMLPGANKIKGMNNLSIDDKQIAHVEAIIQSMTRKEKEQPEIINASRRKRIAKGSGRPIQEVNRLLKQFEEMKKMMKQMAGMQQKGKKKGGFKLPFM
- a CDS encoding putative DNA-binding protein; protein product: MLEKTMRMNYLYDFYQSLLTPKQKSYMSLYYLDDYSLGEIADEYEVSRQAVYDNIKRTEAMLEEYEAKLLLFEKAQQRSLLLNKLGNLADEVSDKHVQQQLIETIASLEKLD